The stretch of DNA acagcaagtAGTCTCATGCAAgtggtcgcacgagctttcggagcgatgaaggagcagcgctccgaaagctcgtgctgttggattttaacctggtgttgtgagaatactTGCtgcatcgtacccatataactgtccaaatgctttttaaaagacaaaattgtacccgcctctactactacctctggcagctcgttccagacactcaccaccgtctgtgtgaaaaaattgcccctctggacacttttgtatctctccccttaaacctattccctctagttttagactccgttacctttgggaaaagatattgactatctcgctgatctgtgcccctcattattttatagacctctataagatcacccctcagcctcctacgctccagggaaaaaaaagtcccagtctatccagcctctcctcataactcaatccatcaagtcccgggagcatccgagtaaatctcttccacactctttctagtttaataatatcctttctataatagggtgaccagaactgtacacagtattccaagtgtggccttaccaatgtcttgtacaacttcaacaactctcattcccccccccccccccccccccccaaaaaagctgtgaatctccatcccacacactctccctccattctcactctgctgtgtctaatattcaccctcccagttCTCCtggaggtgctgattgaggctgattgacagatccatgctcactgcttcctgccctggacacagagagagctggaaatctccatgcaggctgccagacagatataggtCTATCTGagtggactaacaatgtgtggaatgtacagactggattcacttcctttcccttcagttgctgcaaatccccagtttccccccagaatgagaaaagaattggaaagggggagaaaagcaaagtgttttactcacagaggcTGGGGACAGGGGGGGGGTTGGAGTCTGCCTGAAGCTCAATCTCCATTCACACAACAGAGGAAGACCACTGTCGCCATTGCCACAAAGCACACACTCTGATTGGCAGGAGGACCAGCGCGCATCCGGTCCTCCAAGCGCCGCCATTGGTCAATCCGCTGCATGTAGACAATGAAGGGGCGGGACCCGAGcccacgtgggggggggggggtgagtgggcggGGCTTGGACCGTCAGCCGCCGCGCTcagctggtgtccaatccgcgGTGACGCCTCGACGGTTTCCCAGTGCGCAGGCCCCGGGCGCGCGCGCCCCCTTTGCACCTCCTCCTCGAGCCGAGGTGTCCCCCGGGGCAACCGGCTGACGTCACCGGCCAGGCCGAGAAGCCTCTCgatgatctcccccccccccccccggcctggcccgggactgcgcatgtgcgggggagatGGGGAAGCCGCGCATGTGCggaggagaggggaagctgcgcgcatgtgcgggggagaggggcagccgCCCGTGTTCAAGGCAGGAAGGagactgcgcatgtgcggggggagggggggaagctgcgcatgtgcagggAGAGCTCCCTTTGTTCCCCATGATGAGGTATTGACCAATGGAAAGTCGGAGGACCGGAAGgagtctggtcctccagccaatcagagctcccccattgtctgaatgcggaagtgggacaatgagcttgttcagctgctcactcctgcccagcaaagctgctgctctgGCGGACGGCTTCAACAAGGTGCTGCTCCTGGATGGCCGGGGCCATCTCCTGGGCCGGCTGGCTGCCATCGTGGCTAAACAGGTCTTAATAGGCCACAgagtggtggtggtgaggtgtgAAGGGATTAACATCTCTGGCAACttctacagggcggcacggtagcacagtgggttagcaccgctgcttcacagctccagggtcccgggttcgattcccggctcgggtccctgtctgtgtggagtttgcacattctcctcgtgtctgcgtgggtgtcctccgggtgccccggtttcctcccacagtccaaagatgtgcgggttaggttgattggccaggttaaaaaattgccccttagagtcctgggatgcgtaggttagagggattagcgggtaaaatatgtgggggtagggcctgggtgggattgtggtcggtgcagactcgatgggccgaatggcctccttctgcactgtagggtttctatgatttctatgaaataaactTAAGTATCTTGCTTTTTTGCGCAAGAGGATGAATACTAACCCCTCTCGTGGCCCATGTCACTTCAGAGCGCCAAGCCGGATCTTCTGGAGAACTGTAAGAGGTATGTTGCCCCATAAGACAAAGAGAGGTCAAGCTGCTTTGGACAGACTGAAGGTCTTCGATGGGATCCCCCCTCCGTCCGATAAGAGGAAACGTATGGTTGTGCCAGCAGCCCTGAAGATTGTACATTTGAAGCCAACTCGTAAGTTTGCTCTCCTTGGTCGCCTTGCTCATGAGGTTGGTTGGAAATACCAGGCAGTTACAGCCACGCTTGAAGAGAAGCGAAAAGAAAAAGCCAAGCTTTACTATGAGAAAAAGAAGAAAGTTTTAAAACTGAAGAAAATAGCTGAGAAGAATGTTGAAAGCAAAATTGCCAAGTACACTGCAGTTCTGAAACAATATGGTGTTCTTGTTTAATATATTCACTCAGAGACATTGACAATAAAAGCTACAGAAaaaaatggtttaaaaaaaaagattgagcttcagacaggctcaaacttcctcctgttccaacatctgtgagtaaaacactttcttttatccccctttccatttattttctcattctgggggaaattggggacttgcagcaactgaagggaaaggaagtgaatccagggaggctgcagactctggaaaggttggcccaggtctctctctcttaaagacattgacatcgtttgctccctcagcttgacacatttatttgtctggctaaaaggatggtctctttcctaatgctcacaattaaagggctggtttccacaggcgatggctgacatttaagagaATAATAAATTAATATAGACCAGAGATATGTCTAATGTTATGTAGTACAGATTAGATCTgctatttatggttctgtaataaagtacatttattattattggggacttgcagcaactgaagggaaaggaagtgaatccagtctgtacattccacacattgttagtccagtcagatagacatagatctgtctggcagcctgcatggagatttccagctctctgtgtccaggacaggaagcagtgagcatggatctgtcaatcagcctcaatcagcaccttcaggagaattgggagggtgaatattagatacagcagagtgagaatggagggagagtgtgtgggatggagattcacagcttttggggggaatgagagaggaaagaatgttccatagaaactataaTTTTCTGTTCTGCATTTCTATCCTGtagtgactgtgatgacttttgtaaactccttttacaggatatcagaaggtgaggatttacagacagaaatctcagaccaaacgtcacatcaacatctgacagagtcctCAATTCgtcgggacctgaatatcttcggtctttgaatctagaaggaggaaTGTTTTTCAGTTCTGTCTACTTCAAAAAGCTTTAGACATCAGTGTGACTGGTAAAGCAGCGAGAgtcacacacccgagtgagagtgttccagtgcactgagtgtggaaagagctttaaccagttacacagcctgaaaatacatcgcagcattcacagcagggagagactgtacccgtgttctgtgtgagatttaactgattgtttaacctggagagtcacaaggacacccgcaccatggagaaaccgtggaaatgtggggactgtgggaagggattcatatccCCATCTGATCTGGAAatccatcaacgcagtcacactggggagaggccattcatctgctctgtgtgtgggaagggatttagtgtGCCATCCCTCCTgcagaggcaccagcgagttcacaccagggagaagctgttcacctgccctgactgtgggaaaggacaCACTCGTTCAGcgaccctgctgacacaccaacgggttcacactggggagaggctgttcacctgttctgtgtgtggctcgagattcactcagttatccattcTTCTAAAAcagcagcgagttcacactggggagaggccgttcacctgctctcagtgtgggaagggattctgttcCCCATCTGATCTGGAAatccatcaacgcagtcacactggggagaggccattcatctgctctgtgtgtgggaagggatttagtgtGCCATCCCTACTgcagaggcaccagcgagttcacactggggagaggccgttcacctgctctgagtgtgggaggggattcagtcagctctccaacctgcggacacaccagcgagttcacagtggggagaaacccttcttcgcctgctctgagtgtgggaagcgattcactcagtCGTGCAGTTTACTGAAACACCAGCCCATTCACACcaacgagagaccttttaaatgctctgattgtggtAGCGTCTTTCTGACCTCTTCAGAGCACATTGTCCCACCAgtgcattcacagtgaggagagactgttcagctgctctcactgcgcaaAGAGTTTCAAAACATCATCCCACCTTCAGacccaccagcgaattcacaccggggagagaccctaCCCCTGTcccatctgtgggaagagattcaatgCTGCATCTAACCtgaggacacaccagcgagttcacactggagagaggccattctccCGCtctagtgtgggaagggattcactctgttatgtaacctgcagagacaccagcgacttcacaactaactacaggaatggggcctttTTCAAATAAACAAAAACCTGGGAGTCAGCCATTCCCTGTTTTGTAACTCCCGGCACTGCCTTGACCAACCCAAATCGA from Mustelus asterias unplaced genomic scaffold, sMusAst1.hap1.1 HAP1_SCAFFOLD_77, whole genome shotgun sequence encodes:
- the LOC144483723 gene encoding uncharacterized protein LOC144483723, which gives rise to MTFRHQRVHTREKLFTCPDCGKGHTRSATLLTHQRVHTGERLFTCSVCGSRFTQLSILLKQQRVHTGERPFTCSQCGKGFCSPSDLEIHQRSHTGERPFICSVCGKGFSVPSLLQRHQRVHTGERPFTCSECGRGFSQLSNLRTHQRVHSGEKPFFACSECGKRFTQSCSLLKHQPIHTNERPFKCSDCGSSFKTSSHLQTHQRIHTGERPYPCPICGKRFNAASNLRTHQRVHTGERPFSRSSVGRDSLCYVTCRDTSDFTTNYRNGAFFK